CCGTCGACGAGCCGGAGGCAGTATCCGCGGTGGAGCCACAGTCTCTGTCTGATCTCGAATTCGGGGAAGTTCCTGAAGCCCCGGCTGCGGTCGTCGAAGAGGAATCTTCTAGCCTCGTCGTCAACGGCGGCGCCTTCGACGGGCACGACTTCGTCTTCAAGACCCCCGCCCAGCTGTTGGAGGACAGCTACGAGCCGCAGCCCGTGCCGTACCCCGAGCCCCCCTCCAACGAGAACGGCGACCACGGGGTATTCGATGTGGAGTCCGACGACGGGTCGATGACCTCGCGCGCCGCTCTCGAGGCGCTGCTGGCCGAGATCCCCGGCGACGAGGACGGCGAAGGCGCTGCGGAATTCGGCGGCGACGTCCAAGAGCACGATGGTTTGGCCGACCGGGGCCCCTGGACGTCCCAGGAGCTCGCCAGCTTCGACCATGAGGGCGGCTGGCACGACGACCAGCCTGCCGGCGCCGCTGAGCATGAGGAGCCCGAGTACGACTTCTCGAGCGTCGAAGACGTGGAGCCGTCGGCGGCTGCAGCTGCGTCTGACTTCCACTTCGAGGCGGCATCCGAGGGTGACTCCCAGCAGCCCGCCGAGCTCGAGGCGACAGACGAGTCGGAGGAGGAGCTGGAAGAGCCCCAGCCCGAGCCGGTGAACCGGGGTCTCCTGCTCAAGTTCCTGTCGTCGGTCCGTTCGTAGGAGCGGCCCACCCGTGACGATGTCGGCCCCTGCACTCGGGGCGGAGCCAGCCGCCCCGACCGACGACGAGCTACTCGGGTCGCTCCTCGTCGCCGCAGGCCTGCTCACGCAGGAGGTCTGCGAAAAGGCCCTCGCGTGCCGGCAGGAGCGAGGCCAGGATCTCGCCCGGGTCCTCATAGACGACAACCTCGTCTCCGAGACCGATCTCGTCGCCACTCTCGCCAGGCACCTCCGGCTGGAGTTCGTCGACCTGTCGGAGTACCCGATCGACGCTGCCGCCGCTCGCCTCATCAGCGACTCGATGGCGAGGCGTTACCTGGCTCTGCCGATCGGGTGGTACGAGGGTCGCCTTATCGTCGCGATGGCGGATCCGTCGAACGTGTTCGCGGTCGACGACATTCGGACCGTCACCGGGGCGGAGATCAGAATCGCCGTCGCCACCGGCGGGTCGGTGGTAGCCGCAATCGGCCGCTTCCACCGCGTCGACAGCGAGGCCGAGGACATCAGCGCCGAAGCCGCGAGCTCCTTCGAGGGCGAGGTGGACCTCTCGCGTGTCCGCGAGATCACGGAGGACTCGCCGATCGTCAAGCTGGTCAACCTTCTGGTCTCCCAGGCGATCTCCGACCGCGCGTCGGATATCCACATCGAACCGGGTGAGGACGACGTCCGGGTGCGCTACCGCATCGACGGCGTCCTGCACGAGGTGATGCGGCCGCCCAAGCGCATCCAGTCGGGGATCATCAGTCGCCTGAAGGTCATGGCCGACATCAACATCGCCGAGCGGCGGATTCCGCAGGACGGCCGGATCACGACGATGATCAATGGTCGCCACGTCGACCTGCGCGTGGCCACGCTTCCCACCGTGCACGGCGAGAAGGTCGTCATGCGGATCCTTGACAAGTCCACGGCCCTGCTGAAGCTGTCGGATCTCGGGTTCCTGCCCGACAACATGGCCCGCTACGAGGAGTCCTACCGCAAGCCTTACGGGACCATCCTCGTCACCGGACCGACGGGCTCGGGCAAGTCGACCACCCTGTACGCGACCCTGAACATCCTCAACGACGAGAGCAAGAACGTGATCACGGTCGAGGACCCGGTCGAGTACCAGCTGCCGGGAATCAACCAGGTGCAGGTCAACTCCAAGGCCGGCATGACCTTCGCTGCCGCGTTGCGGAGCATCCTGCGGTCCGACCCGGACATTGTGCTCGTCGGCGAGATCCGGGACCGGGAGACCGCTGTCATCGCGATCGAGGCGGCCCTTACCGGCCACCTGGTGCTCTCGACCCTCCACACCAACGACGCCGCGACCACCCCCTCACGGCTCGTCGAGATGGGAGTCGAACCCTTTCTCGTCGGCAGCGCGATCGACTGCGTTGTCGCCCAGCGTCTCGCCCGGCGCCTCTGCGAGAAGTGCAAGAAAGCATTCCGGGCCGAGCCGACCGACATGGTCGCCCTAGGTTGGGACGTCGAGCGCCTCGGTGAGGTCAACCGATCGCACGAGATCTTCAAGGCCCACGGTTGCGGTGCCTGCGGCGGGACCGGTTACTACGGCCGGCTTGCCATCCATGAGGTCCTCCAGGTCACGGAGGAGGTCGAGCGACTCATCGTCGAGCGCGGCCACTCCGACGAGATCCGCAAGCTGGCGATAGGTCAGGGGATGCTTACCCTGCGTCAGGCCGGGCTCCAGCAGGTCAACGCAGGAGTCACCTCGGTCGAAGAGATCCTCCGCGTCGTGGCCTAGCCGCCACTGTTACTGCTACAGGCGCTTCGCATTTAGTCCGAAGGGATTGTCATGATCGCCGCATCACGCGTGGTGGGGGAGTTCCTCGTATCCCGCAAAGTTCTGTCCCGTGATGCCCTCGAGGAGTCCCTCGTAAAGGAAGCCGAGACGGGCATACCCCTGACCAAGATCCTTTCGTCGGAAGGTTTGGTCGGTGAACGTGACCTGATCGCCGCCATCGGCGATCACCTCGGGGTGCCCGTGTGGGACCCCGACCGGGACCCCATCCCTTCCGTCGTCGCCGGCATGCTTCCGCTCGCTCTGTGCCAGAGGCTCAGGGCGGTCGCCGTGGGTATGAGCAACACCGTCCTCCGCGTGGCGATGGAGGATCCCAGCAACCAGGGTGCGATCGACCAGATCAACAAGGAGACGGGCTGGACCGTACAGCCGCTACTCGCTGCCTCTTCCGACATCAGCCTGGCGATCGAGGTCCTGTACAACGTCGACGATGCCACCACCCCGGTATCCAATGTCGACGAAGAGCCGGGTGTCGCGACCGAGCTGCATCTCAACCAGCTGCTCGCCGAGATGGTGGAAGTAGGCGCCTCCGACCTACACCTGAGCGCGGGCCTTCCTCCGTGCATCCGGATCGACGGTGCGCTCCGGCCGATGGAGGACCACGAGGTTCTCACACCGTCGGAGACCCGCCGCCTGGTCTACGGCGTACTCGCCCAACGTCAACGGGAGAAGTTCGAAGCCGAGCTCGAACTGGACACCTCGCACTCTGTCCCCAATGTCGGCCGCTTCCGTCTCAACGTGTTCGTCCAGCGTGACTCGGTGGGTGCGGTCCTGCGTGCCATCCCGTTCAAGATCGTCCCGCTCGACAAGCTGGGCATCCCGCAGGTCGTGGCCGACCTGGCGAAACTCCCCCGGGGCCTCGTCCTTGTGTGCGGCCCAACCGGCTCAGGCAAGTCGACCACCCTCGCTTCCGTGGTCGACATCGTGAACTCGACCCGCCCGGAGCACATCATGACGGTCGAGGACCCGATCGAGTTCGTGCACTCCCACAAGCGCTGCGTCGTCAACCAGCGTGAGGTGGGTGAGGACACCAAGTCCTTCGCCGCCGCGTTGAAGCACGTCCTGCGCCAGGACCCAGACGTGATCCTCGTCGGTGAAATGCGCGACCTCGAGACGATCTCCACTGCTCTGACCGCAGCCGAGACCGGCCACCTCGTGTTCGGCACGCTCCACACCCAGGACGCCCCGCAGTCGATAGACCGTGTCATCGACGTGTTCCCCGCCCACCAGCAGCAGCAGATACGCGTGCAGCTGGCGTCCGCCCTGCAGGCGGTCGTCTGCCAGCAGCTGCTGCCGAAACTGGGCGGTCGAGGACGAGCGGTATCCGCAGAAGTCCTCATCGCCACCCCGGCCGTGCGCAACATGATCCGCGAAGGCAAGGTCCACCAGATCTACAGCGCCATGCAGGGCGGTGGGAAGTTCGGCATGCAGACGATGGACCAGTCACTGGCCGATCTAGTGCGCAACTCCAAAGTCTCGCTCGAGGTGGCGCTCGAGCGTTGCCACCACGAGGACGAGCTCCGCCGGCTCGTTACTGGAGCGGGGGCGAACTGATGCCGACCACGTACGCCTACAAGGTCCGAGACAAGGCGGGGAAGGTGCACTCGGGCACCCTCGACGCCGACAACACCGCTCTCGTAGCCAACCGGCTCCGCCAGATGGGTTATGTGCCGATCGCAATCGACAAGAAGGGCGCCAGCGTCAAGCGGGAAATTGCCATTCCCGGCATTACCAATCGGGTGAAGCTGAAGGACATCGCCGTCTTCAGCCGCCAGTTCGCGACGATGATAAATTCTGGTTTGACACTCTTGCGAGCCTTGTCGATTCTCGTGGTGCAAACGGAGAGCAAGTACTTCTCCTCTGTCATCGACGCACTGCGGTCCGACATTCAGTCAGGATCGTCCCTTTCGCAGGCAATGGGTCGCCATCCCAAGCAGTTCAACCGCCTCTACGTTGCAATGGTTCGAGCCGGAGAGACTGGAGGCAACCTGGACATCACGCTCAACGAGCTCGCGACCACCATCGAGAAGCAGGTCGAACTCCGAGGCAAGATTCGATCCGCTCTTGCTTACCCCGGCATGGTCATGGCGATGGTGCTTTGCATCCTCACGGCGATGCTTGTGTTCATCGTGCCGATCTTCAAGAAGATGTATGACTCTCTCCAAGGCACGCTGCCGCTGCCCACCCGGATACTCGTGGGCGTTTCCAACATCTTCGTTCACGCGTTTCCGTTCGTGATTCTGGCGGTCATCGGAGCGGTCTTCGGCTATCGGCGGTGGGTTCGCACAGCGGCCGGGCGGCAAACGCGAGATCGGCTCTTCCTGCGTGTCCCGGTGTTCGGCGGACTAGTGCGCAAGACCGCCATGACACGCTTTGCCAGCACCCTCGCGACGCTCCTTTCATCAGGCGTGCCCGTGCTCGAGTCACTCGAGATCACGTCGGAAACCGTGGGCAACGTGGTGGTGGCAAACGGAGTGCAGGCGATCGCTGAGGGAGCCCGTAAGGGTGACACCATGACTCGACCGCTGGAAGATCATCCGGTGTTCCCGCCTATGGTCACTCAGATGATGGCCGTTGGTGAGGAGACCGGCGCGCTCGACACCCTCCTTCGTAAGGTCGCCACCTTTTATGAGCAAGAGGTGGAAAGGACGGTCGACGCCTTGACTTCTCTACTCGAGCCCCTCCTCATAGTTGTGCTCGGCGGTGCCGTCGGATCGATGGTCATTTCCCTCTACCTACCGATGTTCGACATCATCAAGCTCGTCGGCAACAACAACTAGCCGCAAGGGGTACACCTCCGCGGGTGCACCGCATGGCAGGATGCACGGCGGTGAGCAACTTGGTCGTGCTTCGAGAAGACGCTCCTGGCGAGCGGCGGGTCGCCTTGGTCCCGTCGGATGTGGCCCGCTTGGCTTCGCTGGGGGTCCACGTCGAGGTGGACGCCGGCGCAGGCGAAGGTGCTGCGCATACCGACCACGAGTACCGGGAAGCCGGAGCTGAGGTGGCCGACCCCGGGCGGGTCCTGTCGGGGCGTCGCTTGGTGGTCGGGATCGGACCTCCTACTGCCAAGGTGGTCGACCGGCTCGTCCCTGAGTCCATACTCCTGTCGTTCCTGCCTCCTGCGACCCACCTGGACGTCATAGCGCGCCTGCGCGAGCGGCGGGCGACGGCGCTGTCGTTCGACCTGGTGCCGCGCATCAGCCGTGCGCAGAGCGTCGACGCACTGAGCTCCCAGGCGAGCGCCGCCGGTTACCAGGCGGCCGTACTGGCCGCAGACCGGCTCGGCCGGATGATGCCGATGCTCATGACCGCAGCGGGGACCATCTCCCCGGCACGCGTGCTCGTGCTCGGTGCCGGTGTCGCGGGATTGCAGGCGATCGCCACGTCAAGGCGTCTCGGGGCTGCTGTAAGCGCATATGACATCCGTCCAGAGGCGGCGGAAGAGATCCGGAGCCTGGGCGCGAGATTCGTCGAACTCCCGATCGAGGCATCCGAAGGCAGCGGTGGTTACGCGGCGGAGCAGACGCAGGAGTTCGTCGAGAGGCAACGGGAGCTGGTTGCCTCAACCGTCGCCGAATCGGACGTAGTGATCACCACGGCGGCGGTGCCCGGTCGACCGGCACCGAAGCTCGTGACGGCCGAGATGATCGAGAGGATGCGGCCCGGCTCGATAGTCATCGACCTGGCGGCGGCCTCCGGAGGGAACTGCGAGCTGACACGCGACCGGGAGGAAGTCATCAGGTCAGGAGTCACCATCATCGGCGCGAGCGACCTACCATCCCACGTGGCGACGTCCTCGAGCGCGCTCTACTCCCGCAACGTCGTCAACGCCGCGCAACTGCTGCTTGCCGATGGCGAATGGGTCGTGGACACAGCCGACGAGGTCGTCGGCGCCATGTGCTGTGTTGCCGATGGGGCCGTCCTGCACGAGCCCACGAGAATCGCCCTGGAAGGAGGCCGATTTTGATCACCACGGGGCTGGACATTCTCGTCGTGTTCGTGCTCGCCGCGTTTCTCGGTTATGAGGTGATCTCCAAAGTTCCGAGCATCCTTCATACACCCCTGATGTCCGGCAGTAACGCAATTCACGGGGTGATCCTCGTGGGTACGATGGTCATCGCCGACGAGGCGCACGGGATACTCCAGATACTCCTGTCGTTGTTCGCCGTGATACTGGCGACCCTGAACATCGTCGGCGGTGTCGTCGTCACCGACCGGATGTTGGAGATGTTCAAGGGCCGCGAGCGGCCTTCGACGACGAGCGGATCGCAAACCGGAAAGTGATCGCCTCGACGATCCCCAACAACAGCCTCGTCGGGGGCTACCTGGTATCGGCCGCTTGCTTCGTTGTCGCTCTGAAGGCGCTCAGCTCACCCAAGCGAGCCCGGTGGGGGAATCTCATCGGCGTCGGAGGAATGGTGGTCGCCGTCGGTCTGACCCTCGCCGACAGCCACGCTGGTCCCGGAGGGATCATCCCCATCGGTATGGTCATCGGCGCTGTTATCGGCGCACCTGTTTCGCGCAGGGTCCGCATGACCGCCATGCCCCAGCTGGTCGCCGTGTTCAACGGCGTAGGTGGTGGAGCCGCCGCGATCGTGTCGACGGTCGACTTCCTGCATTCCCAGCCGGGTCGCCCTGGATCGGTTCACATCCTCGAGATGGTGTTCGGGCTCGTGATCGGCTCGGCGTCGATCTCTGGCAGCTTCATCGCCTTCGCCAAGCTGCAGGAGCTCCTGACCGGCCGCCCGATCACGTTCCCGGGCCAGCATGCGGTTCACGCCGCTGTGGTGACCGCCGTGGCTGCTGTCGGGGCTTGGACGATCATAGATCCGCACCTTCCGGGCTTCGCGCTCCTCGCGGTTCTGGCGGTTGGGCTCGGGGTCGGGCTCTGCCTGCCTGTCGGTGGCGCCGACACACCGGTGCTGATCTCGATGCTGAACTCACTCACGGGCCTCGCGGTAGCGGCGGACGGGTTCGCACTCGACAACATGATCCTCGTCGTCGCGGGAACTCTCGTCGGCACGTCGGGAGCACTTCTGACCAAGATGATGAGTGACGCCATGGGCCGCTCGCTGTCCAACATCATCCTCGGGGGTCTGACGACGGCCGGCTCCACCGAGCTGCTCGGCACAACGGCAGGTGCCCGAACGGTTCGCTCGGCGGGTCATGAGGACATCGGACCGCTGCTGGCGTTCTCGCGGAGGGTAATAATCGTCCCCGGCTATGGGTTGGCGGTCGCCCAGGCGCAGCACACCGTCGTCGAGCTGGCTCGAGAGCTGGAGAAAAGGGGAGTGGAGGTGTCCTATGCCATCCACCCCGTCGCAGGCCGCATGCCCGGACACATGAACGTCCTGCTCGCCGAGGCGAACGTGCCGTACGAGAGCCTCGACGATCTGGACGAAGCGAACGCAAAGTTCGCCGGGGCGGACGTGGCTCTCGTGGTGGGTGCCAATGACGTGGTGAACCCCGCTGCCCGCGACGACCCGGGCAGCCCCTTGTTCGGCATGCCCATTTTGAACGCCGACCAGGCCACCCATATCGTCTTCATGAAGCGCTCCATGCGCCCCGGGTTCTCCGGTGTCGACAACGCCCTTCTCTACGACCCGAAGACCGTGCTTCTCTTCGGTGATGCCAAGGAGTCCCTCTCGAAGCTGTTGATCGCGATCAGAAACACCTGAGACGAGCATTCAGGCCCACCTCGTCGGAGCCGATGAATTGGGAGTCCATTGGGCGGGTTCTGGGCTTTCTGGGTTCTGACGTATGAGAGGGTTTGCACCGATGGGTTTGAAGGCGAGCGGCAGGCGGCTGCGCGCTGGCGTAGCAACCGTATTGATCCTTTCGGCGGCGGGACTGGTCAGCCCCGCCGTAGCCGGCGCGTCTTCAGGTTCCCAGCCCGGCGCTCAACCCACTTCCGGTTCCGGTACCCCGGCGTCGCCGGTCCTCCCCTCTGTCCCCGCGCTTCCGGCGGTCCCGCTGGATGTCACAGATGGTTTCCCGGTGCAGAGCCTCTACCAATTGGCCATCTCGTTGAGCTCCTCGGCAGGGATGAGCACACAACTTCGCTCGCAGATCGCGGCCACGCAGAGGGCTCTGGACACCTCTACGGTGGCAGCGCGCCAGGCGAGCCAAGCAGCCGCTGATGCAGACGCCCGCCAAGCAGCCGCAGCGGCGCAAGCCAAAGCTGCCGGCGCCGCCTACGCCGGCTTGAAAGGTGCTCTCAAACAGGCCGTGGTCTTCATGTACACGGCGGGCCCGACCTACGTCACTGTCAACCCGCAAGCGGGAGATCGGCTCGCGTACGCCGCCGACTACGCGGACACGGCGCTGACACCAGGCGGCCTGCTCGCAACTCGCCGTTACGACGCGTCGGTACGTGCCAAGGCCCTCGCCGAGGCGAGCGCGGCGCAGCGCGAGGCGGACCAGCAGGCCAAAGCCGCATCGGACGCTCTCGCGGCCGAGCGCGCGGCCCAGGCGTCCCTCGAAGCCGAGTTGGCCGCCGTGGACCTGCAGTCGGGCCCGGAGTTGCTGGCGGAGCACACGACCCTCGCCGGGCAGGCCGGTCAGGAACTGGTCAACGGCACATCGCTCGAGTTCACCCCGCCTGCGCCGCTGCCGCCGCCCCTTCCCACCACGGTCGTCGCGATCGGATGGGTCTTCTCTGAGCTGGGCAAGCCCTACCTGTGGGGCGGCACCGGGCCGGATGAGTTCGATTGCTCAGGCCTCACGCAATACGCCTGGCACCAGGCGGGAGTCGACATTCCACGTGTAGCAGCCGACCAGGACTCCTGGACGGTACCCGTACCGCTCTCGCAGCTGATGCCTGGCGACCTCGTGTTCTTCGGCCACAGCGACATCCACCACGTCGGGATGTACATCGGCGGCGGCCTGATGATCAACGCACCGCACACCGGCGACGTGATCCGGGTGAGCTCCATCTGGTGGTCTGATCTCGCAGGGTTCGGGCGAGTCCACGACCCGAACACGCCGATCCCGGTCCATTTGCCGCCCACGGCGTCGAAGCCCGCCGCCCCCTCCGTGGTCCCGGTGGCCGGGCTCGTGCCGTCGCAGACTCAGCCTCCGCCAGGCTGGCAGCCGCAGCCGGGTTCGACCACTCCGATCCCTGTCACCGATCCCGCCGGTTCGCCGAGCGCGGAGAGCACCACCACTACCACGATCGCCGGCGCTGCCCCCCCGAGCACAACGTCGCTTCCACCTGTGAGCACCACGGTCACCGGAGGCACGGCGACCACAGTCCCGGGGGCTTCCGGCAGCTGAACAGGTTCGGGCGCAAAACGCGAAACCCCTCAGGTCGGCTTTCTGGACGCCGATGTTGTGGAGGCGAGCAGCGCTCGAGAAAAAGGCAAAGCCGTCGAGAGGCGGTGGCGCAAAGCCACGGGACCGGACGTCAGATGCGACGAGGGTCAGCCGGGCTGCCTGGAGCACTCAGCCCAGTTTCGGGGTGGGGCAAAGGGGATCGATAGCAGGGCTCGCTGTCATGAACCGAACCGAAAGGCAAACCTAATGCTGGAATCCATCAAGCAGCGCCTCGGCCGTGACGACGAGCAGGGCTTCACCCTCATCGAACTCATGGTCGTCGTGCTGATCATCGCCATCCTCTTGGCGATTGCCATTCCCACCTTCCTGGGCGCCCGTAACTCGGCCAACGCCCGCGCCGCTCAGTCAGACCTGCGCAACGCCCTCACGGCCGAGCAGACGGCATGGACCAATACCCAGACCTTCAGCAACGACACCACCACAACCGGCATGGCCGGAATTGAAGGATCGCTGACCTGGACGACCGGCGCACCGGCCTCGGGCAACGAGGTCTCGGTGACCGTCGGCGACGTCGACAGCTCTGGCAACTACCAGGCTGTGGCGCTGGAGGCCACCGGCAAGGACCACAACTGCTACACCGTGCTTCAGAGCAACGACCCTGCCAACTCCTTCACCGCCTACAACGTTGCCACGGGAACCTGCAGCGCCGCTGGGACGGTGCCGACGATCAGCGCTACTGCGCCGACCATCAACGCCACCGGGACCGCCTCTGCTAACCCGGGCACGGGCTACTACAAGAGCTGGTAACCAGCCCTAACAACAACCTTGCCCTGTAGCACTAGGGCATAACTAGAGAAAGGAGCCCCGCCCTTGAGGCGGGGCTCCTTCGCGTTCAGCGACCGAGAAACGGGGTCGAGACCCACGACCGCCCTCAATTTCCTCGCTGATTTCGCCGATAGTCCGTCATGCCCCTCGCACCGGCGCGTTCGTACCTTTCCCGCACCGCCGAGATCTCGGCCCCGACCGATAGGCAATCGCTGCGCTGGCATGGATGGCGCTTCGCAGCAGTTGTTTACGTCTTGGTCGTTGGGCTCTGTTCCTTCGCAACATTCGCGCTTCCCGATCTCCTCGGCTACCACCAGTGGCTGGCCCTCGGAGATGGCAAGTGGACGATCGAGTCGGCGCAGTGGGTCTCGTGGGGCGGGATCGGGTCGGTCTATTCCGCGAATCCGCAGTTCCTTCCCCTTCCTGGCTTTCTGATCATCCTTGCTCCCGCGGTCGCCCTGGGAAATCATCTTGGCTTGGTCACGGGTTACCCATACGCACTCCGATACCCCTCAATGCTCCTTGTCGCGGGTCCTGTATTCTTCCTGACCGGATCGACAGCGATTCTCGGAGTCGACTACCTGGCGGACACGCTGCAGACATCGCGGTTCCGTCGCAGGGTTATCGTTGCTTCGACTGGCCTGCTTGTCGTGATCCCGACGACCGTGTGGGCGGGGCATCCGGAGGATCTCGCGGGCATCGCTCTAGCGTGCGCTTCATTGGCTGCGCTGCTTCGCAGGCGGTATCTGGGAGCTGCGCTCCTGCTGGCGTTCGCTGTCATGATGCAGACCTGGGCAGGCCTGCTAATCCCGATCCTGATAGCGGCGACGCCCGCCGGGAAGCGTGTTAGAGCACTCATCTGGTCTTCACTGCTACCGGGTCTGACCGCTGCGTTGCTGCTGGTACTTGACTTCCATGATGCCTTTCGGTCCCTCATAGTCCAGCCAATGCAAGGGAACGGTCAGCACCTTCCGTGGTGGGGCCTTGCCCACAAACTGACGATCATGCAGAGCGGCGTTCCCGTGGTAGTCCGTGTCGGATCGGCCTCGAGGAGCCTTGCTGTAGTAGCAGCCTTCGTCGCAGCCATAATCGTCTGGAGGAAGCCCACCGCGCAGACGATCCTGGCTGCGGCCGCAACCGTTCTTCTTGCCCGAGGTGCATCCGAGACCCAGTTCTGGTCGTATTACCTGGCACCGGCTGCAGTGCTGATGGCGGTAGCTTCAGCGACGTCGGGGGTGGAGCGGCGACGGTGGACATTGGGCGGGGGGTCGGCGCTCGTGGCCTACTGCTGCGCTGCGGGCGGGTACGACGCCTACTCGTTGCCCGGGGCGACGACCGTGCTGATGCCGCCGTTCCTCGCACTCGGAGTCCTGATTGCATGCGGTGCCGGGGTTGTGATTGCCACCCGATCCCGTACGCCCGCGTCCGATCCGCGGTTGTTGA
The sequence above is a segment of the Acidimicrobiales bacterium genome. Coding sequences within it:
- a CDS encoding prepilin-type N-terminal cleavage/methylation domain-containing protein is translated as MLESIKQRLGRDDEQGFTLIELMVVVLIIAILLAIAIPTFLGARNSANARAAQSDLRNALTAEQTAWTNTQTFSNDTTTTGMAGIEGSLTWTTGAPASGNEVSVTVGDVDSSGNYQAVALEATGKDHNCYTVLQSNDPANSFTAYNVATGTCSAAGTVPTISATAPTINATGTASANPGTGYYKSW